Proteins from one Modestobacter marinus genomic window:
- a CDS encoding SpoIIE family protein phosphatase, whose protein sequence is MESLGLAGYRSVFDTWPAPASLLDLDLVIVDSNEAHQRSLGRSREEMVGRRTFDLFPDPDGLGEAGPLGVSMRTALRTGRPHRMPLLRYPIEHGGTLVERWWSVVNTPLLGADGRPVGILNTLDDLTELMAERESSRMARAVAEDLRRQSERLSGDLRARHQDLREVRQAEARASRRLAALAEVALELGGAETVDGLTGIVLRGLAVLGADGAAVGVINEEGTSLRLHLTDSLGADAQRMYSTLALHEELPATVAARTGRPVLIPDRAAGTTFSAAMTEGYATFGREAWAALPLHVGERVLGSITVSWESPQDFAVGEVELLTAFAAQCAQALDRLLQRQAERSAATISRQMSEALQRSLLTPPVQPDHLQIAVRYVPAVHEVQVGGDWYDAFLVSDGSTQLVVGDVAGHGQEAAAAMGQVRNVLRGIAHTLVEPPARVLGALDQAIEHLAIDTLVTAVLAKVEQTPAEAETGMRTLRWSNAGHPPPVLLHPDGRAELLERPADRLLGATVGSPRHDHTVSLDPGSTVLLYTDGLVERRGVPLDEGFEWLRSAVEDLASRGLTLEQLCDELVAALGGETDDDVVLLAVRAHP, encoded by the coding sequence ATGGAGTCGCTAGGTCTGGCCGGGTACCGGTCGGTGTTCGATACGTGGCCGGCGCCGGCGTCGCTGCTGGACCTCGACCTGGTGATCGTCGATTCCAACGAGGCCCATCAGCGCTCTCTGGGGCGATCACGGGAGGAGATGGTCGGCCGCCGGACCTTCGATCTGTTCCCCGACCCGGACGGGCTGGGGGAGGCGGGCCCGCTCGGGGTCTCGATGCGCACAGCTCTGAGGACCGGCCGCCCGCATCGGATGCCGCTGCTGCGCTATCCCATCGAGCACGGCGGGACGTTGGTCGAGCGCTGGTGGAGCGTGGTCAACACCCCGCTGCTGGGCGCGGACGGGAGGCCGGTCGGCATCCTCAACACGCTCGATGACCTGACCGAGCTGATGGCCGAGCGGGAGAGCAGCCGGATGGCCCGGGCGGTGGCTGAGGACCTGCGGCGGCAGTCGGAGCGGCTGTCCGGGGACCTGCGTGCCCGCCACCAGGACCTGCGGGAGGTCCGGCAGGCCGAGGCGCGGGCCTCGCGGCGGCTGGCGGCGCTGGCTGAGGTGGCGCTGGAGCTGGGCGGTGCGGAGACCGTTGACGGGCTCACCGGCATCGTGCTGCGCGGGTTGGCCGTGCTGGGGGCAGACGGTGCCGCCGTCGGGGTGATCAACGAGGAGGGAACGAGCCTGCGCCTGCACCTCACCGACTCCCTCGGGGCAGACGCCCAGCGCATGTACTCCACGCTCGCGCTGCACGAGGAGCTCCCGGCGACGGTCGCTGCGCGGACTGGCCGCCCGGTGCTGATCCCCGACCGCGCAGCGGGGACGACGTTCTCGGCCGCGATGACCGAGGGGTACGCCACCTTCGGCCGGGAGGCGTGGGCGGCGTTGCCGCTGCACGTGGGGGAGCGGGTGCTCGGGTCGATCACGGTCAGCTGGGAATCCCCGCAGGACTTCGCCGTCGGGGAGGTGGAGCTGCTCACCGCGTTCGCCGCGCAGTGCGCGCAGGCGCTGGACCGGCTGCTGCAGCGGCAGGCCGAACGGTCAGCGGCCACGATCAGCCGGCAGATGTCAGAGGCCCTGCAACGCAGCCTGCTCACCCCACCCGTGCAGCCCGATCACCTGCAGATCGCCGTCCGCTACGTCCCGGCCGTGCACGAGGTGCAGGTCGGTGGGGACTGGTATGACGCCTTCCTCGTCTCCGACGGGAGCACCCAGCTGGTCGTCGGTGACGTGGCCGGGCACGGGCAGGAGGCCGCCGCGGCGATGGGGCAGGTGCGCAACGTGCTGCGCGGCATCGCCCACACCCTGGTCGAACCGCCGGCGAGGGTGCTCGGCGCCCTGGACCAGGCCATCGAGCACCTGGCCATCGACACCCTGGTCACCGCCGTCCTGGCCAAGGTCGAGCAGACCCCGGCCGAGGCCGAGACCGGGATGCGCACCCTGCGCTGGTCCAATGCCGGGCACCCCCCACCGGTGCTCCTCCACCCGGACGGGCGGGCGGAGCTGCTGGAGCGCCCGGCCGACCGGCTGCTGGGGGCGACGGTGGGCAGCCCCCGGCACGACCACACCGTCAGCCTAGATCCCGGCTCGACAGTGCTGCTCTACACCGACGGACTGGTCGAGCGCCGGGGCGTCCCGCTCGATGAAGGCTTCGAGTGGCTGCGCTCAGCCGTCGAGGACCTCGCAAGCCGAGGGCTGACACTGGAGCAGCTCTGCGATGAGCTCGTGGCCGCACTCGGTGGTGAGACCGACGACGACGTCGTCCTCCTCGCCGTACGCGCTCACCCCGA
- a CDS encoding ATP-binding protein encodes MSDPTGTPTGYADAFTSWHANRPTPQATDTRLALELGSLRGLSMVRRQVRDFLLSSLDVGRDDDASPTVEDAVEKAILVIDELTSNAVRHGALPASLRIADEDGHWLIIVTDAAPDRLPAPARERPAGGGGYGLYVIADLTATHGVHCEHDRKHVCACLSKPT; translated from the coding sequence ATGAGTGATCCCACCGGCACCCCGACCGGCTACGCCGATGCCTTCACCTCCTGGCACGCCAACCGGCCTACCCCGCAAGCCACCGACACCCGCCTAGCCCTCGAGCTCGGGTCGCTGCGCGGACTCAGCATGGTCCGCCGGCAGGTCCGGGACTTCCTGCTCTCCTCACTTGACGTCGGCCGCGACGACGACGCCTCCCCCACAGTCGAGGACGCCGTGGAGAAGGCCATCCTGGTCATCGACGAGCTGACCTCCAACGCCGTCCGGCACGGCGCCCTACCGGCCAGCCTGCGCATCGCAGACGAAGACGGCCACTGGCTCATCATCGTCACCGACGCCGCCCCCGACCGACTTCCCGCACCCGCGCGGGAGCGGCCCGCCGGAGGCGGCGGCTACGGGCTCTACGTCATCGCCGACCTCACCGCCACCCACGGCGTCCACTGCGAACACGACCGCAAGCACGTCTGCGCCTGCCTGAGCAAGCCCACCTGA
- a CDS encoding MarR family winged helix-turn-helix transcriptional regulator: MDEGIASPDPPLARLLLLASRWFDARSRDLLEEEEEEGWPRLSPAQTLLFAVLDEGGTPPAELARRLGNSRQATGQLIDGLHRLGLVELVDNSCRRGGRLVRYSPRGQELRAAAYRILAELEASLGARRARTLRRLLAEFTSPVI; encoded by the coding sequence ATGGATGAGGGAATCGCGAGCCCTGACCCACCGCTGGCGCGTCTGCTGCTGCTGGCCAGCCGCTGGTTCGACGCCCGCTCCCGTGACCTGCTGGAGGAGGAGGAGGAGGAGGGTTGGCCGCGGCTGAGTCCAGCCCAGACGCTGCTGTTCGCCGTCTTGGACGAGGGCGGAACGCCACCGGCGGAGCTGGCCCGCCGGTTGGGCAACAGCCGGCAGGCCACCGGACAACTCATCGACGGCCTGCACCGCCTGGGACTGGTGGAGCTGGTGGACAACTCGTGCCGCCGGGGCGGGCGACTGGTCCGCTATAGCCCACGTGGGCAGGAGCTGCGCGCTGCGGCCTACCGCATCCTCGCTGAGCTGGAGGCCAGCTTGGGGGCGCGCCGGGCTCGCACCCTGCGCCGGCTGCTGGCCGAGTTCACCTCACCGGTCATCTGA
- a CDS encoding SpoIIE family protein phosphatase — translation MDEPVDPLSLDVAEADRLRAELAMDAAGIGTFDWNLVTGELDWDDRLVEMFGYDPATFDRTIEGFNVRLHPGDLDRVTQALSTAIATCGDFQAIYRVCLPSGELRWISARGRTLCDPAGTAVRLLGAASDVTSQHEADQSVARVLEAMPAAFYSLDRDWAFTYVNAHAQRLLQPVSGDLVGKNIWEVFPDTIGSPFETYYRQAMNAGEHATFEAYYPPPLDGWYELLAWPNPDGLAVYFLDITTRRQEIERATAEAARAAQAAARLELLAAVTEQLAGTMQAETAVARLARLVVPTLADWCVVTLVDDEDTAGGRRTIRDVGWWHAEQSMLPVVEAYARDRIPALRDDAFLLQALQSGKQTVLERDATTRIRTVLHPGPAIEQLEQLAPESFVVLPLQARERTVGLLTLFNSAARGSFSADDLTTAGEVAARAGQALDNARLYRQQRLLAEELQHSLLTAPPEPDHAEVAVRYLPAAEAAAVGGDWYDAFLQANGATMLVIGDVAGHDITAAAAMGQLRGLLRGVATTGNPTPAQVLTRLDSSMALLDMHTLVTAAVARFEQDMDERWHGVTRMRWSNAGHLSPLVLATDGTVTDLAPARAELMLGVQPNTPRSDAVISLDRGATVLLYTDGLVERRDADLDTGIDQLKQLLRELGHLPLQQLCDQLIDRLVSGRPDDDVALVAVRLHRQDQPRPAEAGPKRLPDPIPDEPHEPKASTRS, via the coding sequence GTGGACGAGCCGGTCGACCCGCTGTCTCTAGATGTCGCGGAGGCCGATCGGCTGCGCGCCGAGCTGGCCATGGACGCCGCCGGGATCGGCACCTTCGACTGGAACCTGGTCACCGGGGAGTTGGACTGGGACGACCGACTGGTCGAGATGTTCGGCTACGACCCGGCCACCTTCGACCGCACCATTGAAGGGTTCAACGTCCGCCTGCACCCCGGCGACCTGGACCGTGTCACCCAGGCGCTCAGCACAGCGATCGCCACCTGCGGTGACTTCCAGGCCATCTACCGGGTGTGCCTGCCCAGCGGGGAGCTGCGGTGGATCTCCGCCCGCGGCCGCACCCTGTGCGACCCCGCAGGCACCGCGGTCCGGCTGCTGGGTGCCGCCTCCGACGTCACCAGCCAGCACGAGGCCGACCAGAGTGTGGCCCGGGTGCTGGAGGCCATGCCCGCGGCATTCTATTCCCTGGACCGGGACTGGGCCTTCACCTACGTCAACGCCCACGCCCAGCGCCTGCTGCAGCCGGTCAGCGGGGACCTGGTGGGCAAGAATATCTGGGAGGTCTTCCCCGACACGATCGGCAGCCCTTTCGAGACCTACTACCGCCAGGCCATGAACGCCGGCGAGCACGCGACCTTCGAGGCCTACTACCCGCCCCCCCTGGACGGCTGGTACGAGCTGCTGGCCTGGCCCAACCCCGATGGGCTGGCCGTCTACTTCCTCGACATCACCACCCGCCGGCAGGAGATCGAACGGGCCACCGCCGAAGCCGCCCGTGCCGCCCAAGCCGCCGCCCGGCTGGAGCTGCTGGCCGCGGTCACCGAGCAGCTGGCCGGCACCATGCAGGCCGAGACCGCGGTCGCGCGCCTGGCCCGCCTGGTGGTGCCCACGCTGGCCGACTGGTGCGTGGTGACCCTCGTCGATGACGAGGACACCGCCGGTGGGCGGCGCACCATCCGCGACGTCGGCTGGTGGCATGCCGAGCAGTCGATGCTGCCCGTCGTGGAGGCCTACGCCCGCGACCGCATACCCGCCCTGCGCGATGACGCATTCCTGCTGCAGGCCCTGCAGTCAGGCAAGCAGACCGTCCTTGAGCGCGACGCCACCACCCGCATCCGCACCGTCCTGCACCCCGGCCCGGCGATCGAGCAGCTCGAGCAGCTCGCGCCGGAGTCCTTCGTGGTCCTGCCGCTGCAAGCCCGGGAACGCACCGTGGGCCTGCTCACCCTGTTCAACAGCGCAGCCCGCGGCTCTTTCTCCGCTGACGACCTCACCACCGCCGGCGAGGTCGCCGCCCGGGCCGGCCAGGCCTTGGACAACGCCCGCCTGTACCGCCAGCAGCGGCTGCTGGCTGAGGAACTGCAGCACAGCCTGCTCACCGCCCCCCCCGAACCCGACCACGCCGAGGTCGCCGTCCGCTACCTGCCCGCCGCCGAAGCCGCCGCGGTGGGTGGTGACTGGTACGACGCCTTCCTGCAGGCCAACGGCGCCACCATGCTGGTGATCGGCGACGTCGCCGGCCACGACATCACCGCCGCCGCCGCCATGGGACAGCTGCGCGGACTGCTGCGCGGAGTCGCCACCACCGGGAACCCCACACCAGCACAGGTGCTTACCCGGCTGGACTCATCCATGGCCCTGCTGGACATGCACACCCTCGTTACCGCCGCGGTCGCCCGCTTCGAACAAGACATGGACGAACGCTGGCACGGGGTCACCCGGATGCGCTGGTCCAACGCCGGGCACCTCTCACCGCTGGTACTGGCCACCGATGGCACCGTCACCGACCTCGCCCCCGCACGCGCCGAACTCATGCTCGGCGTCCAACCGAACACCCCCCGCTCCGACGCGGTCATCAGCCTCGACCGCGGCGCCACCGTGCTGCTCTACACCGACGGGCTCGTCGAACGCCGCGACGCCGACCTCGACACCGGCATCGACCAGCTCAAACAGCTGCTCCGCGAACTAGGCCACCTGCCCCTCCAGCAGCTGTGCGACCAGCTCATCGACCGCCTGGTCTCCGGCCGACCCGACGACGACGTCGCCCTCGTCGCCGTCCGCCTCCACCGCCAAGACCAGCCCCGCCCCGCAGAAGCCGGCCCCAAACGGCTACCTGACCCCATCCCCGACGAGCCACACGAGCCAAAAGCCTCCACCCGCAGCTGA
- a CDS encoding type II toxin-antitoxin system RelE family toxin: MTPEPYTVLLSPQAKRAIERDLPEAVAAAVVDFLFGALAQNPHRVGKPLRFDLEGYYSARRGQYRVIYSIHDEQVQVQVVRISHRADAYG, from the coding sequence ATGACCCCCGAGCCCTACACGGTCCTCCTGTCCCCTCAGGCCAAGCGCGCCATCGAGCGCGACCTGCCCGAGGCCGTGGCCGCAGCAGTCGTCGACTTCCTGTTCGGCGCCTTGGCCCAGAACCCGCACCGCGTCGGGAAGCCACTGCGCTTCGACCTCGAGGGCTACTACTCCGCCCGGCGCGGCCAGTACCGCGTCATCTACTCGATCCACGACGAGCAGGTCCAAGTCCAGGTCGTCCGCATCTCCCACCGAGCGGACGCCTACGGCTGA